The following is a genomic window from Ethanoligenens harbinense YUAN-3.
GACGCACGGAGGTATCCGGCGGTTCTTCCGGCCCGCCGCCCAGCACCTGGAACCCCACCGGCCTGTCCTCGTCCAGCACAGGCAAAAAAAGCAGCGAGCCGGCACCGTCCTGTATCCGTATGGAAAGCGACTTCCCGTTTTGCAGGGTCCGCACGATTGTTTCTTTCGGCAAACACGCCGGCCATCCATACCTTCCGCTCCCATCTTCCGGCAGCGGAATCTGCTGCGCAGCAGCCTGATTGCACCAGCAGATTTGCAGCGATGCATCCGTTAGCATGGCCGGAAATAAGGCATGGGCATAAAGGCTCTGCATCATATGCAAAACTGCGTCCAACTGCATTCCGCTCACACCCCTATTCGCTATTATATCATCTTCCTTCGCGGTGTAAACCATCCATGTTCCCTTTGGGAAGATTTCCGGCACAAGTTGCGTTCCCGAACGCCTGTGCGGCATTTCCGGCCACCGCACAGGCCAAACCTTGAAAAAGCGCCGCATTTAATTGATAAAAATCTAACAATCGCTTGCAGAAAAGCAGGAAATGGTATAGAATAGTTAAGGAATTTAGTTATGGAGGTTAAAGCAATGGGTATTAAAATCGGTATCAACGGTTTTGGCCGTATCGGCCGGCTCGTGTTCCGTGCTGCGTTCGAGCAGCCGGATCTGTTTGATGTAGTGGGCATCAACGACCCGTTCATCGACGCGGACTACATGGTTTACATGCTGAAGTATGACACCATGCACGGCCAGTTCAAAGGCGAGGCTTATATTGACGGCGACGGCAAATTTGTTGTCAACGGCAAAAAATGCGCGCTCTTTGACAAAAAAGATCCGACCGAAATCGGTTGGGGTGAAGTCGGCGCCGACTATGTCGTCGAATCCACCGGCGTGTTCGCCACCACTGAAAAAGCTTCCGCGCACATCAAAGCGGGCGCCAAGAAAGTGGTCATCTCCGCTCCGGCAAAAGACAAAGAGACCCCGACTTTTGTCTGCGGCGTGAACCTCGACAAATACACCAAAGACATGACCGTCGTCTCCAATGCTTCCTGCACCACCAACTGCCTGGCTCCGCTGGTCAAAGTCATCAACGACAAATTCGGCATTGAAGAAGGCCTGATGACCACCGTCCACTCCACCACCGCTACCCAGAAGACCGTTGACGGCCCGTCCAAAAAAGACTGGCGCGGCGGTCGTGCGGCAGCCGGCAACATCATCCCGTCTTCCACGGGCGCTGCCAAAGCCGTGGGTCTGGTTCTGCCGGAAGTGAAGGGCAAACTGACCGGTATGTCCTTCCGCGTGCCGACCCTGGACGTTTCCGTTGTTGACCTGACCGTCAACCTCAAAACGGAAACCACTTATGAAGCCATCTGCGAAGCCATCCGTGAAACCTCTGAGACTTCCATGAAAGGCATCCTCGGCTACACCGATGAAGATGTTGTTTCTTCCGATTTCCTGAGCGATCCCCGCACCTCCATCTTCGATGCCAAAGCCGGTATCGCACTGAACTCCAAGTTCTACAAACTGGTTTCCTGGTATGACAACGAGTGGGGCTATTCGCACAAAGTGCTCGATCTCATCGCGCACATGGCGAAAGTGGACGCTGAATAATTTCGCTTTTTCTTTATAATGAGCAGGGCCGTCCCAGTCCGGGCGGCCCTGCTTTTTTATGCGTGCGTTTGGTCAGCCGTTCACGCGGGCGACCACCATACCGTTTTCGGCATATGAGATGGCCACGGTTTTGGTCATTGTCTGCCCATCCGTAAAGGTCACCGTCACGGTCAGGGTGTCGTGTATCTGTGTCCTGTCCGGTTCCGAGCCGGACGTTTCTTTTATCAGCTTGTCAATCATTTCGGAAGATGGGTTCCAAAGCACTCCGGCTTTTGCAAGCTCTGCGGAAATCAGCAGGGATCTGCCCTTACGGTCCTGCTGCACATCGTCGGTCAGCATGCCGCTATCCGCCGCAAACAGCACCTTTTGGATATCGACTCCGACGACCCCAAAACCGCCGATTGCCAGACCTTTCGGGCCGAAGCCCGGAATCAGGAGCAGCCCTTTCACTTGATGGATCTGCACATCCACATTCGGCCTTAAAACCGTGCCGTTCTGTAGCTGGGAAGAACCGCCCCCGCCCGACGCTACCGGCTCCGCGAACGCGACCAACTCAAACGCATGCCGCACAGGCGCAACCGATGTTCCAGACGATGGCCTGTTTTCCGCCGTTTCATGAACGGAAAACCACTGCGCAGGCGCCAGCGCAAACAGCACCGTAGCCACGCACAAAGCTGCCGCGGTAGCCAGTGCTATTCGCAGCGGCCCGCGGATGCGGCGGTCGTGTTGTATCCGCACGTCCTCATCCGCATAGGGCCGCCCATCCCGCCCTGCCTCGATTTTATTCCACACATCAGGTGTGTACTGTTCCGCTTTTCTTTGGATGAACCGATGCAGCTCCCGTTTGTTCATCGGAAAGCCCCCTTTCTTTCAGCCATCGCCTCAGCTTGGCAAGCGCCCGCTGGTATTTCCAGAGCGCGGTGCCCAGCGGAATACGCAGCAATGCGGCTGTTTCGCGGTGTTTCAGGCCACCCAGCACATGCAGCAAAACGATTTGCCTTTCATCGGGCGGAAGACGCGACAAGGCTTCATCCAACTCCGTGGTTTCTTCCATACCGGCCCCACGCCGCACGGCCTTTTCCACCGGCGCCGCAGGTTCCACCCGTTTGCGCTCACGCAGGCAGGTCAGCGCCAGATTCCGCGCAATAGCAAACACATACGCTTTCGCGTTTTCGCTATGGTATCCCGCGTGTTTGAGCCGGATGAACGTATCCTGCAAAATATCCTGCGCGTCGTGGTAATTGCCGGTGATGGCCAGCGCAAAATAGAACACCGCAGAACGCCACGCCGTATATAACAGATGCAGCGCGTCATTGTCCCCCTGCCCGGCGCGCACCAGCAGTCCGTCCATCTCCTCATCGGTCATGCACACACCCCTTTTCCGAAAGCAAGCGTTCTCCGGAGGAACGCTTCCCTTTGTATAACGCCGGAAACGGCGGTTTTATTGGCCGGCCAGGCCAAAAACCCATGCAAAATAAAAACTGCCCTGCGAACCTCAAAACATCCGCAAAGCAGTTTGGAATATATCAAACGGGCGGTTTCACGCTTCCGGCGAAGCAGGCGGTGCATCGGTCTGCACCTGCACATCCTGCTTCCGCTCTTTCGCGCGCTTGGTGAAGATGATATGGCGCGCAAACACGGCCGAGGAAGCGTTATAATACGGCATGACATAGAGCGCGGGGAAAACCATGACGCACAACAGCCACCACAGGATGAACGACAGTTGGAACTTGATGATCTCCCAGCGGAACCCTTTGGCGTAACGAGCCGCCGTGCGCACGCAGTCGTTCGTTTTGCGGCCGCTATCTTCCACCAGCAGATACACGGCCGGAAAATACCGCATGGCAATAAGCGCCAACACGACCGATGCGCACACCCACAGAACCATTCCTGCAATCAGCAGGAAATTGGCCAAAAACGTATTTGCCGCGCCCAGCACAAACGCATAAACCACCCAGAGCGCAGCCGGCGTGGCATAAACGGCAAGCCCCCAGAGCGCCACCCGCCAGAGGATGTGCAGTTGCAGGAGGATACTTTTCGCATACAGCCCCGGCGAACCATACCAACCGAACACTTCCCCGAGGGGCGTTTCCTTCCGCTCAACCAGTTTCCAATACCATTCCACCTGGCCGACCTGCAGCGGCGCGGTGAACAAAAACAGCACTACGGAAAAAATAATAGAAAGAATCAGCGACGGCACGGACACATTCGGCAGGGCACCCATCAGGCCGGTACCGGAAGACTGCGGCACACCCGCCACCTGGCGCACACCCTGCTCAAGCAACGTGACCCCGCCCATGGGCAGCAGGTAAAACAGCGTGATCAGCATTGCACGCGTCCAGTTGCCTACCAGGAGCCGCCGGCCGTTCAACTTGGCCTGAAATCGAATTCTCGACATTCTATCACTCCAAAATTATCGCTCTACGCAGTACCCTTATTCTACCCCGTCCGCTCACAAATGTCAAAGCCGGGCGGGCCGGCCCGCGGCAATGTTCAAGCAACCCGGCCGGAATGCACCGCCGCACAGCCTGCTTATCGTTGTCCCCCGGCCACGCGGTTGATCGCAGAAAGAATGCCGCGGATAGACGCGATGGTGATATCGGAATCCAGCCCCACGCCATAAACGGTGCTGCCATCCGGTGCGCGCAGAGCGATATAGCTCAGTGCCATGGAATCGGAACCTTTGGCAACAGCCTGCTCACTGTACGAGAGGAAGGTATAGCCCGTCACGCCCGCGGCTTCCACCGCTTTGAAGAAAGCATCCACTGCACCATTGCCCACGGCATCCAGAGGCAGCTCCGCGCCGTCGCGGACCAACACACCCTCAAACCGCACATGCGGCGCGGCGCCATCTTCACAATGGGCAAACCGGTATTTTTTCAGTGCATACGGCGTGCTGATATTGACATAGTACCGGTTGAACAGATCAAGCACCGCCTGCGGCAGCAGCTCGGTGCCCGCCTCGTCGCAGGCTTGCTTGACGATGTGGCCGAAATCCGGGTGCATGGCTTTGGGCAGTTCATAGCCGTAAACCGACTGCATGACGAACGCCGCGCCGCCCTTGCCGGACTGGCTGTTGATGCGGATGATCGGTTCGTAGGCGCGCCCCACGTCGGCCGGGTCCAGAGGCAGATACGGCACCTCCCAATAGGGGGAGTTCGTCTCCCGCATATAGGCCTCGCCTTTGTTGATGGCATCCTGATGGGAACCGGAAAACGCAGTGAACACCAGGTCGCCCGCATAGGGGTGGCGGGGATGCACCTCCATTTTGGTGCACCGCTCATAAACCTCGCGTACATGGCGGATGTTGCTGAAATCCAGCTCGGGGTCGATGCCCTGTGTAAACATATTCAGCGCCACCGTAACGATGTCCAGATTGCCGGTGCGCTCCCCGTTGCCGAAGAGCGACCCTTCCACGCGCTCCGCACCGGCCAGCAGCCCCAATTCCGCCGCCGCCACGCCGGTGCCGCGGTCGTTGTGCGGGTGCAGGCTGATGATGGCGTTTTCGCGGTGCGGCAGGTGGGTGATGAAATATTCGATCTCATCCGCATAGATATTGGGCATGCAGCACTCCACCGTGTGCGGCAGGTTGAGGATGATCTTGTTCTCCGGCGCGGCTCCCAGCTCCTCCATTACCCTTGTGCAGATGGCCACGGCATTTTCCGGCTCGGTGCCCGAAAAGCTCTCGGGCGAATATTCATACCGGATATGCGTGCCCTGGTCCACCTCGGCGGCCAGCGTGCGGATAAGCCTGGCCCCCTGCACGGCAATGTCGATGATGCCGTCCATATCCTTTTTGAACACAACTTTGCGCTGGAGCGTGGATGTGGAATTATACAGGTGGATGATGACGTTCTTGGCGCCCCGGATGGCCTCGAACGTTTTGCGGATGAGGTGCTCGCGTGCCTGCACCAGCACCTGGATGGTTACATCATCCGGGATGTGGCCGCCCTCGATGAGGGTGCGGATGATCTCATACTCCGTTTCGGACGCGGACGGGAACCCCACCTCGATTTCCTTGAACCCGACCTCCACCAGCAAGTGGAACATCTCCAGTTTTTCGGCGAGGTTCATCGGCTGCACCAGCGCCTGATTGCCGTCGCGCAGGTCCACGCTGCACCACGCGGGCGCGTGCGTGATGGTGCGCGTGGGCCAGAGACGCTTGGTCATGGGCACCCCCGGAAACGGGACGTACTTTTGGTAAGACGGTTTCATCCTGCAAGTTCCTCCTTTATGATGGTTGACGGGCAAACGGGCGCAAAAAATCCCCGCCCCACGCAGGGGCGAGGAAAACTTCCACGCGGTACCACCCTGATTCGGCGGCAAGCTGCCGCCCTTTACAGGCCTCTAACAAGGCCCGGCGCGCTAACGTGCACCACACGTCCGCCCCTCATCGGGACGGCGACTCCGGGATGAGCTATCCACCTCTGCCGCTTTGCCCGCTCACACCAGCCGCGGGCTCTCTGAAAAACGGGCGAAGGTCTTTTTCCCTTCATGGTCTTTTTGAGTCTACGATATTGTCTTTATCATATCAACGCCCGACATGGTTGTCAAGCA
Proteins encoded in this region:
- the leuA gene encoding 2-isopropylmalate synthase, translated to MKPSYQKYVPFPGVPMTKRLWPTRTITHAPAWCSVDLRDGNQALVQPMNLAEKLEMFHLLVEVGFKEIEVGFPSASETEYEIIRTLIEGGHIPDDVTIQVLVQAREHLIRKTFEAIRGAKNVIIHLYNSTSTLQRKVVFKKDMDGIIDIAVQGARLIRTLAAEVDQGTHIRYEYSPESFSGTEPENAVAICTRVMEELGAAPENKIILNLPHTVECCMPNIYADEIEYFITHLPHRENAIISLHPHNDRGTGVAAAELGLLAGAERVEGSLFGNGERTGNLDIVTVALNMFTQGIDPELDFSNIRHVREVYERCTKMEVHPRHPYAGDLVFTAFSGSHQDAINKGEAYMRETNSPYWEVPYLPLDPADVGRAYEPIIRINSQSGKGGAAFVMQSVYGYELPKAMHPDFGHIVKQACDEAGTELLPQAVLDLFNRYYVNISTPYALKKYRFAHCEDGAAPHVRFEGVLVRDGAELPLDAVGNGAVDAFFKAVEAAGVTGYTFLSYSEQAVAKGSDSMALSYIALRAPDGSTVYGVGLDSDITIASIRGILSAINRVAGGQR
- a CDS encoding DUF975 family protein, translated to MSRIRFQAKLNGRRLLVGNWTRAMLITLFYLLPMGGVTLLEQGVRQVAGVPQSSGTGLMGALPNVSVPSLILSIIFSVVLFLFTAPLQVGQVEWYWKLVERKETPLGEVFGWYGSPGLYAKSILLQLHILWRVALWGLAVYATPAALWVVYAFVLGAANTFLANFLLIAGMVLWVCASVVLALIAMRYFPAVYLLVEDSGRKTNDCVRTAARYAKGFRWEIIKFQLSFILWWLLCVMVFPALYVMPYYNASSAVFARHIIFTKRAKERKQDVQVQTDAPPASPEA
- a CDS encoding RNA polymerase sigma factor codes for the protein MTDEEMDGLLVRAGQGDNDALHLLYTAWRSAVFYFALAITGNYHDAQDILQDTFIRLKHAGYHSENAKAYVFAIARNLALTCLRERKRVEPAAPVEKAVRRGAGMEETTELDEALSRLPPDERQIVLLHVLGGLKHRETAALLRIPLGTALWKYQRALAKLRRWLKERGLSDEQTGAASVHPKKSGTVHT
- the gap gene encoding type I glyceraldehyde-3-phosphate dehydrogenase, giving the protein MGIKIGINGFGRIGRLVFRAAFEQPDLFDVVGINDPFIDADYMVYMLKYDTMHGQFKGEAYIDGDGKFVVNGKKCALFDKKDPTEIGWGEVGADYVVESTGVFATTEKASAHIKAGAKKVVISAPAKDKETPTFVCGVNLDKYTKDMTVVSNASCTTNCLAPLVKVINDKFGIEEGLMTTVHSTTATQKTVDGPSKKDWRGGRAAAGNIIPSSTGAAKAVGLVLPEVKGKLTGMSFRVPTLDVSVVDLTVNLKTETTYEAICEAIRETSETSMKGILGYTDEDVVSSDFLSDPRTSIFDAKAGIALNSKFYKLVSWYDNEWGYSHKVLDLIAHMAKVDAE